A portion of the Echeneis naucrates chromosome 5, fEcheNa1.1, whole genome shotgun sequence genome contains these proteins:
- the brpf3a gene encoding bromodomain and PHD finger-containing protein 3 isoform X2, which produces MRKLRRWECETVACGFNMGRGRGRGRGRGRGSSGQLRPPSPYRLQLSPSRETLTYAQAQKIVEVDLDGRLHRINITDALPVITEDEMMAQDIAECNSNKENSEQTQSKTRSWRKPSNSKSRRSGKNTAHQNQWSGSQQHTSATNSLQHSSNQSPLPEPTFRVLGSVCPSEAPPLPAAYYRYIEKSGEEQDTVAEYDMDEEDLAWLEMVNQKRVSDGHASVSPDTFELLIDRLERESILESRSQALSQSAVDEDAFCCVCLDDECLNSNVILFCDICNLAVHQECYGVPYVPEGQWLCRCCLQSPSRPVDCVLCPNRGGAFKQTSDGRWAHVVCAIWIPEVCFANTVFLEPVEGVKNIPPARWKLTCYLCKQKGRGASIQCHKANCYRAFHVTCAQKAGLFMKIDPVRETGVNGTTFSVKKTAFCEHHSPVGFRRDGSGDESVEGRLVGGRGNRGQRSYTQSPPSPPSKKAAKGQKKKNTKGSGGSTRRSNVPVLLVPQIPSHRLNKICTGVEVQRKNQFMQRLHNYWLLKRQSRNGMPLIRRLHSHLQAHRTAEQREPDEKLCAAREELRYWQKLRQDLERARLLVELIRKRERLKREQMKIQQAALELKLTPALILLRSTLDQLEEKDIAKIFSQPVNLSEVPDYLEFISQPMDFSTMRTKLDGHAYCSIMDLEKDFDLMISNCLKYNSKDTMFHKAALQLREVGGAILRHAHRQSQSIGLDPNTGMHIPEAPNKHGFYHCTWDDVDSLLDPENRLHLTTDEQLKALLDKLDMVTSMRTSGGRTKRIRLLRREINTLRQKMNQQQQNSQSMNGNDKEDEGKEDEEEEDEEEEEQVEEEVEKEKKTEKRNIVDNRPLTAVSSSVKDDSPPVLELTCPVSSPLPGDAPLEPPVLGIVTGGRRSPGRSYKRQRSSRSGSKSQGEDEAEVGETPSSQQEAVHEVTPLGSPPTLPLTGVGRRTSVLFKKAKNGARTTKNKSPPQQNGKMSEGKTNGLESTPASPNSPCVTNITTLPPTPNASPAPPSPSSHHLRSRGLTSETDREKNPPPPREAGLTNGKHTSTDNDDDDETFCSVSPPKRSRGKPALAKVPNSENGHISGSDSETELAPLDLVWAKCRGYPSYPAMIVDPDMPQEGLLHNGIPIPVPPVEVLKLGEWRQVDKGEKLFLVLFFDTKRTWQWLPRNKLLPLGMDDTVDKLRLMEGKKPSVRKSVHTAYDRAIVHLNHVRGNLNFTPSNFI; this is translated from the exons ATGCGGAAGTTGAGGAGGTGGGAATGTGAGACAGTTGCTTGCGGATTCAACATGGGCAGGGGtcgaggaagagggagaggaaggggcAGGGGATCATCTGGCCAGTTACGGCCCCCCTCGCCCTACAGACTGCAGCTCTCTCCATCCAGAGAAACCTTAACATATGCTCAGGCACAGAAAATAGTGGAAGTGGACCTTGATGGAAGGCTCCATCGGATTAACATTACAGATGCTCTGCCGGTTATAACTGAGGATGAGATGATGGCCCAGGACATTGCTGAGTGCAACAGCAATAAGGAGAATAGTGAACAAACACAGAGTAAAACCAGGTCATGGAGGAAACCTTCAAACAGTAAAAGCCGTAGGAGCGGTAAAAACACGGCTCATCAGAACCAATGGTCTGGGTCCCAACAGCACACCAGTGCTACTAATTCCCTGCAGCACTCATCCAACCAAAGCCCTCTGCCTGAGCCCACCTTCCGTGTGCTGGGTTCAGTTTGCCCTTCAGAGGCGCCTCCTCTCCCTGCAGCATACTACCGTTACATTGAAAAGTCGGGGGAGGAGCAGGACACTGTGGCAGAGTATGACATGGATGAGGAGGACCTGGCCTGGCTGGAAATGGTGAACCAGAAGAGGGTGTCCGATGGTCATGCCTCCGTATCTCCAGACACTTTTGAACTGCTGATTGATCGTCTGGAGAGGGAGTCCATCCTAGAGTCTCGTAGCCAGGCTCTGTCCCAGAGTGCAGTTGATGAGGATGCTTTCTGCTGCGTTTGCCTTGATGACGAATGTCTCAACAGCAATGTGATCCTGTTTTGTGATATCTGCAACCTGGCCGTCCACCAAGAGTGTTACGGTGTGCCGTACGTACCTGAAGGCCAGTGGCTGTGCCGCTGCTGCCTGCAGTCCCCCTCCCGTCCCGTAGACTGTGTGCTGTGTCCCAACCGAGGAGGTGCCTTCAAACAGACAAGTGATGGACGTTGGGCTCATGTTGTCTGTGCCATATGGATCCCAGAGGTGTGTTTTGCCAACACAGTGTTTTTGGAACCAGTTGAGGGAGTCAAGAACATCCCTCCTGCTCGCTGGAAGCTCACCTGCTACCTATGTAAGCAGAAAGGCAGAGGGGCGTCCATTCAGTGCCACAAAGCTAACTGTTACAGGGCCTTTCATGTCACCTGTGCCCAAAAGGCCGGCCTCTTCATGAAGATCGATCCAGTACGAGAGACAGGCGTCAACGGTACCACCTTCTCTGTGAAGAAGACTGCTTTCTGTGAGCATCACTCCCCTGTTGGATTTCGGCGGGATGGTTCAGGAGATGAATCCGTTGAAGGAAGACTGGTGGGGGGCAGAGGGAAccggggtcagaggtcatatACTCAAAGCCCACCCTCACCACCAAGCAAGAAGGCTGCCAAAGgccagaaaaagaagaatacaAAAGGGTCTGGTGGGTCAACACGTCGCTCAAATGTGCCTGTGCTGCTCGTGCCTCAGATCCCCTCTCACAG GCTGAACAAAATCTGCACAGGTGTTGAAGTCCAAAGAAAGAATCAATTCATGCAGAGGCTTCATAACTACTGGTTACTGAAACGTCAGTCACGAAATGGGATGCCTTTAATACGTCGACTGCATTCACATCTACAGGCCCATAGGACTGCAGAGCAG AGGGAGCCTGATGAAAAGCTGTGTGCTGCAAGAGAGGAGCTTCGCTACTGGCAAAAGTTGAGGCAAGACCTTGAAAGAGCCAGACTTTTGGTGGAGCTGATTCGCAAGAGAGAGAGGCTAAAGAGAGAGCAG ATGAAAATTCAGCAGGCTGCTCTCGAGTTGAAGTTAACCCCAGCACTGATACTTCTCCGATCCACCTTGGACCAATTGGAAGAGAAGGACATAGCCAAAATCTTCTCTCAGCCTGTCAATCTGTCAGAG GTCCCGGATTACTTGGAATTTATTTCCCAACCCATGGACTTCTCCACCATGCGTACCAAACTGGACGGACATGCCTACTGCTCCATCATGGACCTAGAGAAGGACTTTGACCTCATGATATCTAACTGTCTTAAGTACAACTCCAAGGACACCATGTTTCACAAGGCAGCTTTACAATTACGGGAAGTGGGTGGAGCTATCCTTCGCCATGCCCACAGGCAGTCTCAGAGTATTGGCCTGGACCCCAACACTGGCATGCATATCCCAGAGGCTCCGAACAAACATGGCTTCTATCACTGTACGTGGGATGATG TCGATTCTCTGCTGGACCCAGAGAACAGACTGCACTTAACCACAGACGAGCAGCTTAAGGCCTTACTGGATAAACTGGACATGGTTACATCCATGCGGACCAGTGGAGGGCGAACTAAACGCATAAGGCTTCTGCGACGTGAGATCAACACTCTCAGACAGAAGATGaaccaacagcagcaaaacagtCAGTCAATGAATGGCAATGACAAGGAGGATGAAGGAaaagaggacgaggaggaggaagacgaggaggaagaagagcaggttgaagaggaagtggagaaggaaaagaaaacggAGAAGCGAAATATTGTGGATAACAGACCTTTAACTGCAGTGTCTTCCTCTGTAAAGG aCGATTCTCCACCTGTACTGGAGCTGACTTGCCCAGTGTCATCACCACTGCCAGGAGATGCTCCTCTTGAGCCACCGGTCCTAGGTATTGTAACTGGAGGCCGCCGGTCACCGGGACGCTCCTACAAGCGGCAGAGATCCTCCCGCAGTGGAAGTAAAAGCCAAGGTGAAGATGAGGCTGAGGTGGGTGAAACACCATCTTCACAACAAGAAGCTGTTCACGAGGTGACACCGCTGGGATCACCCCCTACTCTGCCTTTGACTGGGGTCGGTCGTCGTACATCTGTTCTGTTTAAGAAAGCTAAAAATGGGGCAAGGACGACAAAAAACAAGTCCCCACCACAACAGAATGGGAAAATGTCTGAAGGGAAAACCAATGGGTTGGAGAGCACGCCAGCTAGTCCGAATTCACCCTGTGTGACCAACATTACCACCTTACCTCCAACTCCAAACGCCTCCCCTGCACCgccctctccttcctcacacCACTTAAGGTCCAGAGGCCTCACCTCTGAAACTGATAGAGAAAAAAACCCTCCACCACCTAGAGAAGCAG GACTCACAAATGGAAAACACACCTCTacagataatgatgatgatgacgaaaCATT CTGTAGTGTCTCTCCACCCAAACGTAGTCGGGGTAAACCTGCATTGGCCAAAGTTCCTAACAGTGAGAATGGACACATCTCGGGGTCTG ATAGTGAGACAGAACTTGCACCATTGGACCTAGTTTGGGCCAAATGCAGAGGATATCCATCATACCCAGCAATG ATTGTTGACCCAGACATGCCCCAGGAAGGGCTACTACATAACGGCATCCCCATTCCAGTGCCTCCTGTGGAGGTACTTAAACTGGGCGAATGGAGACAAGTGGACAAAGGCGAAAAACTGTTCTTGGTGCTTTTCTTTGACACCAAAAGAACTTG GCAATGGCTCCCTCGTAACAAACTACTTCCTTTGGGGATGGATGACACTGTAGACAAACTGCGGTTAATGGAAGGAAAGAAACCCAGTGTTCGCAAGTCTGTGCACACTGCGTATGACCGAGCCATAGTACATTTAAACCACGTGAGAGGAAATCTTAATTTCACTCCCTCCAATTTTATATAG
- the mon1bb gene encoding vacuolar fusion protein MON1 homolog B isoform X1, producing the protein MERDNHQEGEAQGVKICDPPSESNPPETLATSLSLLGNHMFPEPVVRKDSTTVVKEEPVDLHLSAVPAQEQNLDAEPISTQIKMLETDTAENQEQECPNNESTDTVDRGTEDAAGDNDQSDSGEFVVTMLAKAKLEEQGIGVKGRSSPLLEAGTQESPAFVSHRDEDVTAESWRQHRKHVFVLSEAGKPIYSRYGSEEALSSTMGVMMALVSFVQSSDNIIRSVYSEEHTVVFLQKGPLVLVCVSSSQQSEQQLRGELLYVYYQIISMLTQASISRIFEHKKNYDLRRLLAGSEKILDGLLNLVDSDPSFLLVAIHCLPLASSLRDSLSQILQKAITPNLVFSILIAKNQLLTIVQEKTVIEDTRLEPADVHLLLNLIGASSAFQAGEIWTPICLPLFNPDCYFYAYISYLDPPECTVCLLLLSTDKEAFYAVAECKRKIEEAMVAQNSLSLIAKAQSYSVSQVGVSDLRHFMYKPFDVPDNYRQLSQFTSPEMEAPYSSEEEKMRLLDLYRYMHSRIHSTSRPLKLIYHVAERETLLAWVTSKFELYTCFSPLVTKACAITAITKLLRWIKKEEDRLFIRYPPKYSTTPNPSKSSRGGKSDQPDSTDNGFLSLL; encoded by the exons ATGGAGAGAGACAATCATCAAGAAGGAGAAGCACAGGGAGTGAAGATTTGTGATCCACCCTCGGAGAGCAATCCACCTG AGACCTTGGCAACTTCCCTGTCACTCTTGGGCAACCATATGTTTCCTGAACCAGTGGTGAGAAAAGATAGTACCACTGTTGTGAAAGAGGAGCCTGTAGATTTGCACCTGTCAGCTGTACCAGCACAGGAGCAGAATCTAGATGCAGAGCCCATTTCTACCCAGATAAAAATGCTAGAGACTGATACGGCAGAAAACCAGGAGCAGGAGTGTCCGAACAATGAATCCACAGACACAGTTGACAGAGGAACTGAGGATGCTGCAGGAGACAATGACCAGAGTGACTCTGGAGAGTTTGTTGTCACAATGCTGGCCAAGGCCAAGCTGGAAGAACAAGGTATAGGGGTGAAGGGAAGGTCATCTCCCTTGTTGGAGGCAGGCACCCAGGAATCTCCTGCATTTGTGTCCCATCGGGATGAGGATGTGACAGCGGAAAGTTGGCGGCAGCACAGGAAGCATGTTTTTGTGCTAAGTGAAGCTGGTAAACCCATCTATTCCCGATATGGCAGTGAAGAGGCTCTTTCATCCACAATGGGAGTCATGATGGCATTGGTGTCCTTTGTCCAAAGTAGTGATAATATCATCCGCTCAGTCTACTCAG AGGAGCACACCGTGGTGTTCTTACAGAAAGGGCCTCTCGTGCTCGTGTGCGTCTCCAGCAGCCAGCAGTCTGAGCAACAGCTGCGTGGAGAGCTCCTCTATGTGTACTATCAGATCATCAGCATGCTTACACAGGCCAGCATCTCTCGCATCTTTGAACACAAGAAAAACTATGACCTGAGGAGACTTCTGGCAGGCTCAGAGAAGATCCTAGATGGCCTCCTCAATCTGGTAGATTCAGACCCCAGCTTCCTACTTGTCGCAATACACTGTTTGCCCCTGGCATCTTCCCTCAGGGACTCTCTCAGCCAGATCCTGCAGAAAGCTATTACACCCAATCTGGTTTTCTCCATCCTCATCGCCAAGAACCAGCTGCTCACCATCGTCCAAGAAAAGACTGTCATTGAGGACACCAGGCTGGAACCAGCTGATGTACATCTCTTGCTCAACCTCATTGGAGCCTCCTCTGCCTTTCAGGCTGGGGAGATCTGGACTCCtatctgcctccctctcttcaATCCAGACTGTTACTTTTATGCATACATTTCTTACCTGGACCCTCCAGAAtgcactgtttgtttgctgctgctctcGACAGACAAGGAAGCTTTCTACGCTGTAGCTGAGTGCAAGAGGAAGATAGAGGAGGCCATGGTGGCTCAGAACTCCCTGAGCCTCATTGCCAAAGCCCAGTCATACAGCGTGAGTCAAGTGGGAGTCTCAGACCTCAGACACTTCATGTACAAGCCGTTTGACGTTCCAGACAACTACCGTCAGCTCTCTCAGTTCACCAG CCCAGAGATGGAGGCACCGTACAGcagtgaagaggagaaaatgagactgCTAGACCTTTATCGTTATATGCACAGTCGCATCCACAGCACCTCACGACCCCTCAAGCTCATTTACCACGTCGCTGAGAGAGAAACTCTGCTAGCCTGG GTCACAAGTAAATTTGAGCTGTACACCTGCTTCAGTCCTCTGGTGACCAAAGCCTGTGCTATTACAGCTATCACTAAGCTTCTGAGGTGGATTAAAAAGGAAGAGGACCGTCTCTTCATCAGATACCCCCCGAAGTATTCAACCACCCCAAACCCCAGCAAAAGCTCTCGAGGTGGCAAATCTGACCAGCCAGACTCCACAGATAACGGCTTCTTATCTCTTCTATAG
- the mon1bb gene encoding vacuolar fusion protein MON1 homolog B isoform X2: MFPEPVVRKDSTTVVKEEPVDLHLSAVPAQEQNLDAEPISTQIKMLETDTAENQEQECPNNESTDTVDRGTEDAAGDNDQSDSGEFVVTMLAKAKLEEQGIGVKGRSSPLLEAGTQESPAFVSHRDEDVTAESWRQHRKHVFVLSEAGKPIYSRYGSEEALSSTMGVMMALVSFVQSSDNIIRSVYSEEHTVVFLQKGPLVLVCVSSSQQSEQQLRGELLYVYYQIISMLTQASISRIFEHKKNYDLRRLLAGSEKILDGLLNLVDSDPSFLLVAIHCLPLASSLRDSLSQILQKAITPNLVFSILIAKNQLLTIVQEKTVIEDTRLEPADVHLLLNLIGASSAFQAGEIWTPICLPLFNPDCYFYAYISYLDPPECTVCLLLLSTDKEAFYAVAECKRKIEEAMVAQNSLSLIAKAQSYSVSQVGVSDLRHFMYKPFDVPDNYRQLSQFTSPEMEAPYSSEEEKMRLLDLYRYMHSRIHSTSRPLKLIYHVAERETLLAWVTSKFELYTCFSPLVTKACAITAITKLLRWIKKEEDRLFIRYPPKYSTTPNPSKSSRGGKSDQPDSTDNGFLSLL; the protein is encoded by the exons ATGTTTCCTGAACCAGTGGTGAGAAAAGATAGTACCACTGTTGTGAAAGAGGAGCCTGTAGATTTGCACCTGTCAGCTGTACCAGCACAGGAGCAGAATCTAGATGCAGAGCCCATTTCTACCCAGATAAAAATGCTAGAGACTGATACGGCAGAAAACCAGGAGCAGGAGTGTCCGAACAATGAATCCACAGACACAGTTGACAGAGGAACTGAGGATGCTGCAGGAGACAATGACCAGAGTGACTCTGGAGAGTTTGTTGTCACAATGCTGGCCAAGGCCAAGCTGGAAGAACAAGGTATAGGGGTGAAGGGAAGGTCATCTCCCTTGTTGGAGGCAGGCACCCAGGAATCTCCTGCATTTGTGTCCCATCGGGATGAGGATGTGACAGCGGAAAGTTGGCGGCAGCACAGGAAGCATGTTTTTGTGCTAAGTGAAGCTGGTAAACCCATCTATTCCCGATATGGCAGTGAAGAGGCTCTTTCATCCACAATGGGAGTCATGATGGCATTGGTGTCCTTTGTCCAAAGTAGTGATAATATCATCCGCTCAGTCTACTCAG AGGAGCACACCGTGGTGTTCTTACAGAAAGGGCCTCTCGTGCTCGTGTGCGTCTCCAGCAGCCAGCAGTCTGAGCAACAGCTGCGTGGAGAGCTCCTCTATGTGTACTATCAGATCATCAGCATGCTTACACAGGCCAGCATCTCTCGCATCTTTGAACACAAGAAAAACTATGACCTGAGGAGACTTCTGGCAGGCTCAGAGAAGATCCTAGATGGCCTCCTCAATCTGGTAGATTCAGACCCCAGCTTCCTACTTGTCGCAATACACTGTTTGCCCCTGGCATCTTCCCTCAGGGACTCTCTCAGCCAGATCCTGCAGAAAGCTATTACACCCAATCTGGTTTTCTCCATCCTCATCGCCAAGAACCAGCTGCTCACCATCGTCCAAGAAAAGACTGTCATTGAGGACACCAGGCTGGAACCAGCTGATGTACATCTCTTGCTCAACCTCATTGGAGCCTCCTCTGCCTTTCAGGCTGGGGAGATCTGGACTCCtatctgcctccctctcttcaATCCAGACTGTTACTTTTATGCATACATTTCTTACCTGGACCCTCCAGAAtgcactgtttgtttgctgctgctctcGACAGACAAGGAAGCTTTCTACGCTGTAGCTGAGTGCAAGAGGAAGATAGAGGAGGCCATGGTGGCTCAGAACTCCCTGAGCCTCATTGCCAAAGCCCAGTCATACAGCGTGAGTCAAGTGGGAGTCTCAGACCTCAGACACTTCATGTACAAGCCGTTTGACGTTCCAGACAACTACCGTCAGCTCTCTCAGTTCACCAG CCCAGAGATGGAGGCACCGTACAGcagtgaagaggagaaaatgagactgCTAGACCTTTATCGTTATATGCACAGTCGCATCCACAGCACCTCACGACCCCTCAAGCTCATTTACCACGTCGCTGAGAGAGAAACTCTGCTAGCCTGG GTCACAAGTAAATTTGAGCTGTACACCTGCTTCAGTCCTCTGGTGACCAAAGCCTGTGCTATTACAGCTATCACTAAGCTTCTGAGGTGGATTAAAAAGGAAGAGGACCGTCTCTTCATCAGATACCCCCCGAAGTATTCAACCACCCCAAACCCCAGCAAAAGCTCTCGAGGTGGCAAATCTGACCAGCCAGACTCCACAGATAACGGCTTCTTATCTCTTCTATAG
- the brpf3a gene encoding bromodomain and PHD finger-containing protein 3 isoform X1 yields MRKLRRWECETVACGFNMGRGRGRGRGRGRGSSGQLRPPSPYRLQLSPSRETLTYAQAQKIVEVDLDGRLHRINITDALPVITEDEMMAQDIAECNSNKENSEQTQSKTRSWRKPSNSKSRRSGKNTAHQNQWSGSQQHTSATNSLQHSSNQSPLPEPTFRVLGSVCPSEAPPLPAAYYRYIEKSGEEQDTVAEYDMDEEDLAWLEMVNQKRVSDGHASVSPDTFELLIDRLERESILESRSQALSQSAVDEDAFCCVCLDDECLNSNVILFCDICNLAVHQECYGVPYVPEGQWLCRCCLQSPSRPVDCVLCPNRGGAFKQTSDGRWAHVVCAIWIPEVCFANTVFLEPVEGVKNIPPARWKLTCYLCKQKGRGASIQCHKANCYRAFHVTCAQKAGLFMKIDPVRETGVNGTTFSVKKTAFCEHHSPVGFRRDGSGDESVEGRLVGGRGNRGQRSYTQSPPSPPSKKAAKGQKKKNTKGSGGSTRRSNVPVLLVPQIPSHRLNKICTGVEVQRKNQFMQRLHNYWLLKRQSRNGMPLIRRLHSHLQAHRTAEQREPDEKLCAAREELRYWQKLRQDLERARLLVELIRKRERLKREQMKIQQAALELKLTPALILLRSTLDQLEEKDIAKIFSQPVNLSEVPDYLEFISQPMDFSTMRTKLDGHAYCSIMDLEKDFDLMISNCLKYNSKDTMFHKAALQLREVGGAILRHAHRQSQSIGLDPNTGMHIPEAPNKHGFYHCTWDDVDSLLDPENRLHLTTDEQLKALLDKLDMVTSMRTSGGRTKRIRLLRREINTLRQKMNQQQQNSQSMNGNDKEDEGKEDEEEEDEEEEEQVEEEVEKEKKTEKRNIVDNRPLTAVSSSVKDDSPPVLELTCPVSSPLPGDAPLEPPVLGIVTGGRRSPGRSYKRQRSSRSGSKSQGEDEAEVGETPSSQQEAVHEVTPLGSPPTLPLTGVGRRTSVLFKKAKNGARTTKNKSPPQQNGKMSEGKTNGLESTPASPNSPCVTNITTLPPTPNASPAPPSPSSHHLRSRGLTSETDREKNPPPPREAGLTNGKHTSTDNDDDDETFCSVSPPKRSRGKPALAKVPNSENGHISGSGKSTLLSLDSETELAPLDLVWAKCRGYPSYPAMIVDPDMPQEGLLHNGIPIPVPPVEVLKLGEWRQVDKGEKLFLVLFFDTKRTWQWLPRNKLLPLGMDDTVDKLRLMEGKKPSVRKSVHTAYDRAIVHLNHVRGNLNFTPSNFI; encoded by the exons ATGCGGAAGTTGAGGAGGTGGGAATGTGAGACAGTTGCTTGCGGATTCAACATGGGCAGGGGtcgaggaagagggagaggaaggggcAGGGGATCATCTGGCCAGTTACGGCCCCCCTCGCCCTACAGACTGCAGCTCTCTCCATCCAGAGAAACCTTAACATATGCTCAGGCACAGAAAATAGTGGAAGTGGACCTTGATGGAAGGCTCCATCGGATTAACATTACAGATGCTCTGCCGGTTATAACTGAGGATGAGATGATGGCCCAGGACATTGCTGAGTGCAACAGCAATAAGGAGAATAGTGAACAAACACAGAGTAAAACCAGGTCATGGAGGAAACCTTCAAACAGTAAAAGCCGTAGGAGCGGTAAAAACACGGCTCATCAGAACCAATGGTCTGGGTCCCAACAGCACACCAGTGCTACTAATTCCCTGCAGCACTCATCCAACCAAAGCCCTCTGCCTGAGCCCACCTTCCGTGTGCTGGGTTCAGTTTGCCCTTCAGAGGCGCCTCCTCTCCCTGCAGCATACTACCGTTACATTGAAAAGTCGGGGGAGGAGCAGGACACTGTGGCAGAGTATGACATGGATGAGGAGGACCTGGCCTGGCTGGAAATGGTGAACCAGAAGAGGGTGTCCGATGGTCATGCCTCCGTATCTCCAGACACTTTTGAACTGCTGATTGATCGTCTGGAGAGGGAGTCCATCCTAGAGTCTCGTAGCCAGGCTCTGTCCCAGAGTGCAGTTGATGAGGATGCTTTCTGCTGCGTTTGCCTTGATGACGAATGTCTCAACAGCAATGTGATCCTGTTTTGTGATATCTGCAACCTGGCCGTCCACCAAGAGTGTTACGGTGTGCCGTACGTACCTGAAGGCCAGTGGCTGTGCCGCTGCTGCCTGCAGTCCCCCTCCCGTCCCGTAGACTGTGTGCTGTGTCCCAACCGAGGAGGTGCCTTCAAACAGACAAGTGATGGACGTTGGGCTCATGTTGTCTGTGCCATATGGATCCCAGAGGTGTGTTTTGCCAACACAGTGTTTTTGGAACCAGTTGAGGGAGTCAAGAACATCCCTCCTGCTCGCTGGAAGCTCACCTGCTACCTATGTAAGCAGAAAGGCAGAGGGGCGTCCATTCAGTGCCACAAAGCTAACTGTTACAGGGCCTTTCATGTCACCTGTGCCCAAAAGGCCGGCCTCTTCATGAAGATCGATCCAGTACGAGAGACAGGCGTCAACGGTACCACCTTCTCTGTGAAGAAGACTGCTTTCTGTGAGCATCACTCCCCTGTTGGATTTCGGCGGGATGGTTCAGGAGATGAATCCGTTGAAGGAAGACTGGTGGGGGGCAGAGGGAAccggggtcagaggtcatatACTCAAAGCCCACCCTCACCACCAAGCAAGAAGGCTGCCAAAGgccagaaaaagaagaatacaAAAGGGTCTGGTGGGTCAACACGTCGCTCAAATGTGCCTGTGCTGCTCGTGCCTCAGATCCCCTCTCACAG GCTGAACAAAATCTGCACAGGTGTTGAAGTCCAAAGAAAGAATCAATTCATGCAGAGGCTTCATAACTACTGGTTACTGAAACGTCAGTCACGAAATGGGATGCCTTTAATACGTCGACTGCATTCACATCTACAGGCCCATAGGACTGCAGAGCAG AGGGAGCCTGATGAAAAGCTGTGTGCTGCAAGAGAGGAGCTTCGCTACTGGCAAAAGTTGAGGCAAGACCTTGAAAGAGCCAGACTTTTGGTGGAGCTGATTCGCAAGAGAGAGAGGCTAAAGAGAGAGCAG ATGAAAATTCAGCAGGCTGCTCTCGAGTTGAAGTTAACCCCAGCACTGATACTTCTCCGATCCACCTTGGACCAATTGGAAGAGAAGGACATAGCCAAAATCTTCTCTCAGCCTGTCAATCTGTCAGAG GTCCCGGATTACTTGGAATTTATTTCCCAACCCATGGACTTCTCCACCATGCGTACCAAACTGGACGGACATGCCTACTGCTCCATCATGGACCTAGAGAAGGACTTTGACCTCATGATATCTAACTGTCTTAAGTACAACTCCAAGGACACCATGTTTCACAAGGCAGCTTTACAATTACGGGAAGTGGGTGGAGCTATCCTTCGCCATGCCCACAGGCAGTCTCAGAGTATTGGCCTGGACCCCAACACTGGCATGCATATCCCAGAGGCTCCGAACAAACATGGCTTCTATCACTGTACGTGGGATGATG TCGATTCTCTGCTGGACCCAGAGAACAGACTGCACTTAACCACAGACGAGCAGCTTAAGGCCTTACTGGATAAACTGGACATGGTTACATCCATGCGGACCAGTGGAGGGCGAACTAAACGCATAAGGCTTCTGCGACGTGAGATCAACACTCTCAGACAGAAGATGaaccaacagcagcaaaacagtCAGTCAATGAATGGCAATGACAAGGAGGATGAAGGAaaagaggacgaggaggaggaagacgaggaggaagaagagcaggttgaagaggaagtggagaaggaaaagaaaacggAGAAGCGAAATATTGTGGATAACAGACCTTTAACTGCAGTGTCTTCCTCTGTAAAGG aCGATTCTCCACCTGTACTGGAGCTGACTTGCCCAGTGTCATCACCACTGCCAGGAGATGCTCCTCTTGAGCCACCGGTCCTAGGTATTGTAACTGGAGGCCGCCGGTCACCGGGACGCTCCTACAAGCGGCAGAGATCCTCCCGCAGTGGAAGTAAAAGCCAAGGTGAAGATGAGGCTGAGGTGGGTGAAACACCATCTTCACAACAAGAAGCTGTTCACGAGGTGACACCGCTGGGATCACCCCCTACTCTGCCTTTGACTGGGGTCGGTCGTCGTACATCTGTTCTGTTTAAGAAAGCTAAAAATGGGGCAAGGACGACAAAAAACAAGTCCCCACCACAACAGAATGGGAAAATGTCTGAAGGGAAAACCAATGGGTTGGAGAGCACGCCAGCTAGTCCGAATTCACCCTGTGTGACCAACATTACCACCTTACCTCCAACTCCAAACGCCTCCCCTGCACCgccctctccttcctcacacCACTTAAGGTCCAGAGGCCTCACCTCTGAAACTGATAGAGAAAAAAACCCTCCACCACCTAGAGAAGCAG GACTCACAAATGGAAAACACACCTCTacagataatgatgatgatgacgaaaCATT CTGTAGTGTCTCTCCACCCAAACGTAGTCGGGGTAAACCTGCATTGGCCAAAGTTCCTAACAGTGAGAATGGACACATCTCGGGGTCTG GAAAGTCTACACTTCTGTCTTTAGATAGTGAGACAGAACTTGCACCATTGGACCTAGTTTGGGCCAAATGCAGAGGATATCCATCATACCCAGCAATG ATTGTTGACCCAGACATGCCCCAGGAAGGGCTACTACATAACGGCATCCCCATTCCAGTGCCTCCTGTGGAGGTACTTAAACTGGGCGAATGGAGACAAGTGGACAAAGGCGAAAAACTGTTCTTGGTGCTTTTCTTTGACACCAAAAGAACTTG GCAATGGCTCCCTCGTAACAAACTACTTCCTTTGGGGATGGATGACACTGTAGACAAACTGCGGTTAATGGAAGGAAAGAAACCCAGTGTTCGCAAGTCTGTGCACACTGCGTATGACCGAGCCATAGTACATTTAAACCACGTGAGAGGAAATCTTAATTTCACTCCCTCCAATTTTATATAG